One segment of Macrotis lagotis isolate mMagLag1 chromosome 1, bilby.v1.9.chrom.fasta, whole genome shotgun sequence DNA contains the following:
- the LOC141506557 gene encoding large ribosomal subunit protein eL42-like — IHRTLCKKCGKPQKVTQFEKSQDSLKELGKRRNHRKQSGCGGQTEESFQKKEKKNPKKIVLRLDCVEPSCRSKRKLAMKRFKHFELGGVKKRKGQVIQF; from the coding sequence ATCCACAGAACTTTGTGCAAAAAGTGCGGCAAGCCTCAGAAAGTGACGCAGTTCGAGAAAAGCCAAGATTCCCTGAAGGAACTGGGGAAAAGACGAAACCATCGGAAGCAGAGCGGTTGTGGTGGGCAGACAGaagaaagttttcagaaaaaggaaaaaaaaaaccccaaaaagattGTACTGAGGCTTGACTGTGTGGAACCCAGCTGCAGGTCTAAGAGGAAGCTTGCCATGAAGAGGTTTAAGCATTTTGAACTGGGAGGAGTTAAGAAGAGAAAGGGCCAAGTGATCCAGTTCTGA